The genomic segment TGTGTTAATAAAAGCAGGCATGAGTCATCATCAGGCCTGTCTTACGTAAGTGCTTCTCTTCTCCACCCAACTTGCTGCTACAGTGCACCACACCCCagattcattcacacactgctctgctgctgcccaGCCTCCCATTGATGCCGAAGAGTGCACTACTCGTCTTTTCCACGCTGCAAATGTCAGTTTAAACGAAAATGCTCAGGCCGCAGAGCAGCCTAATTGTGATCAAAAAGTAGCACCTCAAATTTTAACGTGACATCTTTTCACTTGAGATCATCGCTTTAGTTTTAATGCAGTATTTTTTTGGCCAGTGCAGCAGGAATGTATAAAACTGTAGATTATTCCGTAAATGTGGTGTGCTGTCTTTGTCAGGCTGTTGACACTGATCTAGAAGGGCAGTTGTGGTTTGCTGTTGGTTAGGGTTTATAATCCGATAAGTATCACACGACCATGGGGGGGGCAGAATGGAGTTAACAGGACCCCCAGGGAagcagaaagagacagagggaggtaGGAGGGCTGTCATCAATCAGGCCACTGACGTCACACGCTCACACAAAATGCACTTGATCCCATTTCCAAAATCCAAATTATAGAAAAGGTCTCTTTCATAggcaaaaaatgaataaaaatgcgaCATATTGATTTTGGACATAGATCAAATGAACATTTTACTTATCAGTTGGtatcaaaacacaagaacattttttcaGATCTTGTAGTAACCTACTGCTATGTGaatactgtttttatttttgacattACAATTTCAACCACTAAAAACACGAAGCAGTTTACTCTGGATGCTAACCCTATTTTATAACCAAACATATCGGTCTGCGGATTCCATCAACGGTCAACCATTATCTTACTTTGGAAAGGCTGTTGCTGTGCCATGAAATCTCTCATCTTTAGCTTGCTGTATCTGAGCCAAGCAAAAAGATAAGAATGTGTTTTCCTGCTGACATCAAGTGGCCACAGTGATAACTACATGACTCCTGTGCTACTAAGGCTGTGTCCTGCTTTTGTGGACTGGATGGTTTAAAAAGCTAGATAATGGCCATTTTTAAGGAATGCTTGGTGAGATCCACAGAACCTGGATGAAGCTGAAATTGAAAAttactaacataaataaaaacgggaaaaaaaaaaaggaaaaaaagaatccTTTATTATGTAAAATTAATCTCTGGGCTTTATTATTTCCGATATTTCAAGAAATCAAGCTGGATTTTTAAAAGATCTGTTATCTCTTTGTAGTCTAACAGCATGCTTTTTATGGTCACAGGCATTTGATTGTCAACTGGTGTCTGTCAATGCACATCCCCTAACATGGGCACTAACACGATTAGACATAAATAGCTCCTGTCGCAATAGTCTGTGTAACTAGATACCTCCAAAGCGACCATGTGAATAGTTTGCATACCAGAGGCACGAACCACTATGGAGTAAAAATGTTACAGATAACTCAAAATTTATGATAGACAGTCTCACACAAAATCCACTGTTATCTTGGTAAGACAACAGTAACATTTCAGGCCTCCTTTGCTTGTTTTTACTTgttcatctgtgaaaagcagagCAGGCCAGAGAGCCAAGCATGTGATCAGTCTGTAAAATCTGGAGTACATTTAGGCAAAATGGCATAAATAACAGTGCTTTGTCCCCCAGTATAACCGGTGTAACTCTGTCTTGCACACTAGAAACACTCAACAAACAGCAAAAGCACTGACTGAAGTATGTAGACCATGTCCTTAAAGTGAGTACAGATAAGACTGAATGAATTTATTCAAAGAGAGAAACTGACGAATTGACTGTACTGACAAATACATCTTGTTTATTATATGAGTGCAAATTTCAAGCCGACCTTGCAGATTTTCCAGGGGTAATATAGGGGAATAAAAAGTCCTGAAGACATTTTCCACATCCAGAAATGTATCCATGAAATGAGCTGTATCCAGCACATTATTCTTATAATATGATTGGTCTAGCAGAGATTGCTATAAAACTGTGTTTACTCAGAgatatgttttgcttttttgcacattttctgcCCAAGTAAACAGTAGCCTCTTAGTAAAAGGATTTGTAAGCTCAATGGGGCACTTTCGAGATAAAGAATTTAGCTGGAGACAAACATAGCATTCATATTTCAAACAGCCAAAAGGAGGGTGGTATCTGgcctctgtaaaaaaaaacaaaaaacaaaaaaaaaacccaaagacaTAAGTAATTTGgatacatttacaaaaaaatcgGTATACATGGGCACCAAAAGTCACAACTGCATTTACAACAATGCAAGAGACATGatagaaaaatacagaaagtTTGAAAGATGATATTTGACTTAATCTTACAAAGTCATCCAATTGTTTTTATCAACTACATCCAATTTGGCTTCCAGCTTCACAAGATGGCAGAGGAGttgcaaaaaaatacaaaaacatcacCCTCTCGTTTACAGGCTTACTCCACTCCTTTCATGAACTCCAAGAACTCTGCAAAAAAGAAGTCAGTGTTACAAACAGCTGAGCTTCAGACAAACTACTACAAAACCAGAACATGTCTTTATCAAGCAAATGTCTCATTGTGAATGTGTcttaaaaagtaaacaaagatTATAGAAAGTATCGGACCTAGAACTGGTCCAAAGTCCTCACCATCGTAGTCAATTTTGCCATCGTTATTTTTGTCCCCATCCTTCATCAATTCCTCGATGTCGTCCTCTGTAATGGCCTCTCCTGTGGACTCCAGCATCATTTTCAGCTCATCCAGGTCAATATAAccatctgtgtttctgcagaatCAAAGGTGTGAAATGTCGTTAATACATGACAAACTTTAATTAAGCTTTACAGCTGGCATTGGGGGAAGAAGCAAGCTTGTATTTGATGTGTGACTGGTCATATCTAGAATTTAAGTGTCTGGGAACCACCACGgtgagaaagggaaaaaaagcacagcaTGTTTGTTCTTTGATGCTCAGACGAGGTGTCTGGCTTACATCGAGTGGGTGTTTAAAATATTCGGAGCTGTCAAAAAGGATTATGGAGCAAACTACATGCTGTACTCTGCAGAGCTACTTGGCATTTTGTCAGTACTCATAATTGCACATGGGAAGCATACTTTGCTGGAACCACACGatgaagaagagcaatttgTTCAATAGACTGTGGAAATGCTCCAATGATAGCATCCTCTTGCcatagatattttttttcccccaattctGTCAGTAAGCATGTAGCGCAGTATTTCTTTTGTGGTGAGATTTTGCTAATAAACCGCTCTGAGTGCAGGATAAAGTAGCTACAGGTTTAAATATGAAACTTACTTGTCAAACATCCGAAACAGCTCTGCCAGTTCTTCCTCTGACTTCCCTTTGCTGTCGTCCTTCATGCATCTCACCATCATGACTAAGAACTCATCAAAGTCCACTGTGCCACTCCctgcacacacaacacactTCATCACATCCTTAAACTGGGATTTTATATTATCCCAGTTTAACCAGATGATCAGCTTAAAAGTACAGTCTGTTCACCAGTGGATCACTGCAGTGATGTTATAGCATCTCAATTGATGTTCCAAATGTATATGATTTGAAGCCTATAATTgtcttatttattatatttataacaGGCATGCCTGTaaattaaagtgtgtgtggtCTAACTATGCAGAAATCAATTATCAGCTTTAGCTTTATCAAACAAAACCAAGATGCTGTTTCCATATTTCATCATTAAATCACATGGAAAATCCAAGATGACAAGTGCAACATCTGACACACATTTCCCTTTAATTCAACCTGACACATCGAGTTGTATTTAAGATCCCTGACTAGCATTTAAGGTCAGAGGGCTCGAACGATGCTTGTCTGCCTAACATGCTTGTGATGCACTTGCCAGCTGACCTGTGAGAATGAGAGTCAAACACAACCAAttattttgctcttttttttttcttttccatagcCCAGTAGCGGTTTCGATTTACCATCTTCATCCACCTCGTCAATCATCTCCTGCAGCTCCTCTGGTGTGGGGTTCTGACCTAACATCCTCATTACCTTCCCCAGCTCTTTGGTGCTGATGCAGCCGTCCTCTGCATCCTGTACGAAGATGTCAAAGGCGGCCTTAAACTCTGCagcaacaaagcagcacacacacagaaatatctACTGAAGCACGTCTGGTTTAGGACAGGGTTAAGATTAATTCCTGGGCATCAGCACAAAAGGCTATTTGTCTTAAGTGTTGGTGCAACTAATGGTTTCAGTCCTGTTGAGGTATAGATTTTTTCTACCAACAACTATAACTAAATCATCTTTTAAAGTGACTCGATGGCATGCTCAAAGCCTTCACGCCTTCAGTTGAAAATCATTTCACGCACCATTTTTCTGttcatctgtcagctgctcaaCCTGCCAAACAGAAAGAATTGAGAGAGAAAACATCAGCTTTCTGGGATATATTCTGGAATTTCTCTGTAACAAAATATGGGTTTGATTGCATTTTCCAAAGCTCCAAATATATCTAGGTTAAGATATCTGGAAATCTAGACTAgattatttctgtttgttttgataGCTTTTCAGTTAACAAAGGTCCGGGACATCCCTGACATTACACAGCACCTACATATCATACATGAGAGCTGGTAAGAGGAggagttaaaaataaacagtcaGAAGAGAGGCTCAGGAACGACAGATAAAGGACACAATACACAGTGCTCTAAATTAGCATAGCTGTGGATCTGTCCCAACAATGGAACAGTAATCCTGGAAAAGCTACCAAGAATGAAAGAGGGAGACAGCTGCTTATGTAAGAGTTATTGACTGTTGTCCACTGTAAATTAACCACATACATACAGTATACAGACTTTCACATTTAAATTCCACTGTTGATGAtactgtaaaagaaaaagaaaaaccctgaAACAGATGTAATATACATTCCAGAGTAATTTTATTATCTCCCCGTTGGACTGTGAGCAGATAGGAGAGCCAGAGGACTATCTGTGCAAAGGTGGATAAATAGCCACACAGCTCTCAGGCTCACAGATAATGCTGGAATTCAGCCATGGGGTGGTTTATCTAAACCTGAAGCTCTTCTCTGGCAC from the Pelmatolapia mariae isolate MD_Pm_ZW linkage group LG20, Pm_UMD_F_2, whole genome shotgun sequence genome contains:
- the tnnc1a gene encoding troponin C type 1a (slow), with amino-acid sequence MNDIYKAAVEQLTDEQKNEFKAAFDIFVQDAEDGCISTKELGKVMRMLGQNPTPEELQEMIDEVDEDGSGTVDFDEFLVMMVRCMKDDSKGKSEEELAELFRMFDKNTDGYIDLDELKMMLESTGEAITEDDIEELMKDGDKNNDGKIDYDEFLEFMKGVE